A stretch of the Brachyspira hampsonii genome encodes the following:
- a CDS encoding type II toxin-antitoxin system HicB family antitoxin codes for MVFKVIVHQDEDGFWAEVPSIKGCFTQANTMEELEFNIKEAIEGCLSVDIEEYNKDNIIKTIDVVL; via the coding sequence ATGGTTTTTAAAGTTATTGTTCATCAAGATGAAGATGGTTTCTGGGCAGAAGTTCCATCTATAAAAGGTTGTTTTACTCAAGCTAATACTATGGAAGAATTAGAATTCAATATTAAAGAAGCTATTGAGGGATGTCTTTCAGTTGATATTGAAGAATATAATAAAGATAATATTATAAAAACTATTGATGTAGTATTATGA
- a CDS encoding type II toxin-antitoxin system HicA family toxin: protein MKTISGKKFCKLLESHGWLLARINGSHYIYVKSGSDLRISVPVHKNDDLKIGLLKKLLKITDISEDEL from the coding sequence ATGAAAACCATAAGCGGTAAAAAATTTTGTAAATTATTAGAAAGTCATGGTTGGCTTCTTGCTAGAATAAATGGAAGTCATTATATTTATGTAAAGTCAGGAAGTGATTTGAGAATATCGGTGCCAGTGCATAAAAATGATGATCTAAAGATAGGACTTTTGAAAAAATTATTAAAGATTACTGATATATCGGAAGATGAATTATAA